One window from the genome of Aquabacterium sp. A3 encodes:
- a CDS encoding polyamine ABC transporter substrate-binding protein yields MACLWSALPSLAQAEEEKVLHIYNWSNYIAPDTIANFERETGIKVRYDNFDSNEIVHAKMVAGKTGYDIVVPTSYWARMQLDGGLLQKIDKAKLPNLRHLDPAVQAQMAELDPGNQYMVNWLWGYTTIGINVDKVKAALGDLPMPDNAWDLLFKPEYISRLRRCGVSVLDSATEVVPAALHYLGKPAFSRQMADYQAVPELLKTIRPYVTVFSSSGYINDLANGSLCMAFGYSGDFNIARFRAEQGKTGQRIETLIPRNGGVLFMDVMVIPADAAHPNNAHRWINYILRPDVHASLTNKVFFANPNVAARALVRPEVISDPTVYPPEEVMQKMARPVVVNNDIRRRMTRIFTTFKTGM; encoded by the coding sequence CTGGCCTGCCTGTGGAGTGCGCTGCCATCCCTGGCGCAGGCCGAAGAAGAGAAGGTGCTGCACATCTACAACTGGTCGAACTACATCGCGCCAGACACGATCGCCAACTTCGAACGCGAGACCGGCATCAAGGTTCGCTACGACAACTTCGACAGCAACGAAATCGTGCACGCCAAGATGGTGGCGGGCAAAACGGGTTATGACATCGTGGTGCCCACGTCCTATTGGGCGCGCATGCAGCTCGATGGCGGCCTGCTGCAAAAGATCGACAAGGCCAAGCTGCCCAACCTGAGGCACCTTGACCCGGCCGTGCAGGCCCAGATGGCCGAGCTCGACCCGGGCAACCAGTACATGGTGAACTGGCTGTGGGGCTACACCACCATCGGCATCAACGTGGACAAGGTCAAGGCCGCGCTGGGTGATCTGCCCATGCCCGACAACGCCTGGGACCTGCTGTTCAAACCCGAGTACATCAGCCGCCTGCGCCGTTGCGGCGTGTCGGTGCTCGACTCGGCCACCGAGGTGGTGCCCGCGGCCCTGCATTACCTGGGCAAGCCCGCCTTCAGCCGGCAGATGGCCGACTACCAGGCCGTGCCCGAGCTGCTCAAGACCATCCGGCCCTACGTGACCGTGTTCAGCTCGTCAGGCTACATCAACGACCTGGCCAATGGCTCGCTGTGCATGGCCTTTGGCTATTCGGGCGATTTCAACATCGCGCGTTTTCGCGCCGAGCAGGGCAAAACCGGGCAGCGCATCGAAACCCTCATTCCCCGCAATGGTGGCGTGCTGTTCATGGACGTCATGGTCATCCCGGCCGATGCGGCGCACCCGAACAACGCCCACCGATGGATCAACTACATCCTGCGGCCCGATGTGCACGCCTCGCTGACCAACAAGGTGTTTTTTGCGAACCCCAATGTGGCCGCGCGCGCGCTGGTGCGGCCCGAGGTGATCAGCGACCCCACGGTGTACCCGCCCGAGGAAGTCATGCAAAAGATGGCGCGCCCCGTGGTGGTCAACAACGA
- a CDS encoding gamma-glutamyl-gamma-aminobutyrate hydrolase family protein, which produces MSTPTPHRTGGLNRPPVVLLPSCQRELERLPFQVVSRKYVEAVRLAGAVPLVVPAALVDELGTLLDVADGVLLTGSPSNVHPSHFGEGVHDPSLPLDPDRDAWTLPLIREALARGIPLMGICRGFQEVNVALGGSLHQAVHEQPGLMDHRSDETLPVDEEFGLAHPVTPVPGGLLAQILEGLPPEVLDAGRGCGGVMVNSLHGQGVRDLAPGLRVEARAPDGVVEAFTAPDAPGFNLCVQWHPEWRAEHNPVSRRLFEAFGRACVSHRASRR; this is translated from the coding sequence ATGAGCACACCGACCCCTCACCGCACCGGCGGTCTGAACCGCCCCCCTGTCGTCCTGTTGCCCTCGTGCCAGCGCGAGCTGGAGCGCCTGCCCTTTCAGGTGGTCAGCCGCAAGTACGTGGAGGCTGTGCGCCTGGCCGGCGCCGTGCCGCTGGTGGTGCCTGCTGCCTTGGTGGACGAACTGGGCACCCTGCTGGACGTGGCCGATGGCGTGCTGCTGACGGGCTCGCCCTCCAACGTGCACCCCAGTCACTTTGGCGAAGGCGTGCACGACCCCTCGCTGCCGCTGGACCCCGACCGCGACGCCTGGACCCTGCCCCTGATCCGCGAGGCGCTGGCGCGAGGCATTCCCCTGATGGGCATTTGCCGGGGGTTCCAGGAGGTGAACGTGGCCCTGGGGGGCTCGCTGCACCAGGCGGTGCACGAGCAGCCTGGCCTGATGGACCACCGCAGCGATGAGACCTTGCCGGTGGACGAAGAGTTTGGCCTGGCGCACCCCGTCACGCCGGTGCCCGGGGGCCTGTTGGCGCAGATCCTGGAGGGGCTGCCGCCCGAGGTGCTGGACGCCGGGCGTGGCTGTGGCGGGGTGATGGTCAACAGCCTGCATGGCCAGGGGGTGCGCGATCTGGCCCCGGGCCTGCGTGTGGAGGCCCGCGCCCCGGACGGCGTGGTGGAGGCCTTCACCGCGCCCGACGCCCCGGGCTTCAACCTGTGCGTGCAGTGGCATCCCGAGTGGCGTGCCGAGCACAACCCGGTGTCGCGTCGCCTGTTTGAGGCCTTTGGGCGCGCCTGCGTCAGCCACCGGGCCAGCCGACGCTGA
- the infA gene encoding translation initiation factor IF-1: protein MAKEELIEMQGVVDEVLPDSRFRVTLENGHQLVAYTSGKMKKHHIRILAGDKVSLEMSPYDLSKGRITFRHLERTGYTPPPRRN from the coding sequence ATGGCGAAGGAAGAACTCATTGAAATGCAAGGCGTGGTGGACGAAGTCCTGCCGGACTCGCGGTTCCGCGTCACGCTCGAAAACGGCCACCAGCTCGTGGCCTACACCTCGGGCAAGATGAAAAAGCACCACATCCGCATCCTGGCGGGTGACAAGGTGTCGCTGGAGATGTCGCCCTACGACCTGAGCAAGGGCCGCATCACCTTCCGTCACCTCGAGCGCACCGGCTACACCCCGCCGCCGCGCCGCAACTGA
- a CDS encoding MFS transporter, with the protein MSPVNQATAAPAPHDAPSPGDAQTIGLVGLAHGISHFHHLLLPTLFPVFAHEFGLSFAELGLLMTVFFAVSGIGQTVSGFVVDRLGARPVLFAALACFVAAGVCTASAGLIGSPYAGLVLAAVLAGVGNAPFHPVDFTILNHRVSLPRLGHAFSIHGISGNLGWALAPVFLIGLQGLTGSWRVACLAAAGMTLVVMAVLWSRRAALDDRAEAATAPQATHRGQPDHATGQPPLRLGALLAMPTVWLCFSFFFWSTAALSAVQSFASPALQQLYGLPAGLTAFVVTGFMLAGAAGMVLGGFLVARVQRLERTIGAAMAASAGVMVLTATGALPPLLAAAGVALAGFGTGLAGPSRDMLIKRATPAGATGRVYGLVYSGLDLGFAVSAPMFGHWMDHGQPAWIFGGAAGALVLAILSATWVGGRVSMASAPKAKTA; encoded by the coding sequence ATGTCCCCCGTGAACCAGGCCACTGCGGCCCCCGCGCCCCACGACGCCCCCTCGCCTGGCGATGCCCAGACCATTGGCCTGGTGGGCCTGGCGCACGGGATCTCGCACTTTCACCACCTGCTGCTGCCCACGCTGTTCCCGGTGTTTGCCCACGAGTTCGGGCTGAGCTTTGCCGAACTGGGCCTGCTGATGACGGTGTTTTTTGCCGTCTCGGGCATCGGCCAGACCGTGTCCGGTTTTGTGGTGGACCGGCTGGGCGCGCGGCCTGTGCTGTTTGCCGCCCTGGCGTGCTTCGTGGCCGCTGGCGTGTGCACGGCCAGTGCCGGGCTGATCGGCAGCCCTTACGCCGGCCTGGTGCTGGCGGCCGTGCTGGCCGGGGTGGGCAATGCGCCCTTCCACCCGGTGGATTTCACCATCCTGAACCACCGTGTGTCCTTGCCCCGGCTGGGGCATGCGTTTTCCATCCACGGCATCAGCGGCAACCTGGGCTGGGCGCTGGCACCGGTATTCCTGATCGGGCTGCAAGGCCTGACGGGCAGCTGGCGCGTGGCCTGCCTGGCCGCCGCCGGGATGACGCTGGTGGTGATGGCTGTGCTGTGGTCGCGGCGCGCTGCGCTGGACGACCGCGCCGAAGCGGCCACGGCACCGCAAGCCACCCACCGCGGCCAGCCCGACCACGCCACCGGCCAGCCCCCCTTGCGCCTGGGCGCCCTGCTGGCCATGCCCACGGTGTGGCTGTGCTTCTCGTTTTTCTTCTGGTCCACCGCCGCCTTGAGCGCGGTGCAAAGCTTTGCCAGCCCCGCGCTGCAGCAGCTCTATGGCCTGCCCGCCGGGCTGACGGCCTTTGTGGTGACCGGCTTCATGCTGGCCGGCGCGGCCGGCATGGTGCTGGGCGGCTTTCTGGTGGCGAGGGTGCAGCGGCTGGAGCGCACCATCGGCGCGGCCATGGCGGCCTCGGCCGGGGTGATGGTGCTGACCGCCACGGGCGCCCTGCCCCCGCTGCTGGCCGCCGCCGGCGTGGCCCTGGCGGGTTTTGGCACCGGCCTGGCCGGCCCCTCGCGCGACATGCTCATCAAACGCGCCACACCCGCCGGCGCCACGGGCCGCGTCTATGGCCTGGTGTATTCGGGGCTGGACCTGGGCTTTGCCGTGTCAGCCCCCATGTTCGGACACTGGATGGACCATGGCCAGCCGGCGTGGATCTTTGGCGGCGCGGCGGGGGCGCTGGTGTTGGCGATCTTGTCGGCGACGTGGGTGGGCGGCCGCGTGAGCATGGCCAGCGCGCCCAAAGCCAAGACGGCATGA
- a CDS encoding virulence RhuM family protein, whose product MSGDLTPVPGEFLLYESEDGRTRVECRLVDDTLWLSQAGMAELFQTTPQNITLHLKALYAEGEITVEATCKDGLQVRSEGGRQVRRLVKCYNLDAILAVGYRVRSSRGTQFRRWATERLREYLVKGFTLDDERLKNPPVAGSAVPDRFDELLERIRDIRASERRMYLRVREIFAMAADYSPSLPETTQFFQVIQNKLHFTVTGKTAAELIAQRANSASPNMGLTTWKSGSVQKADVTVAKNYLNEHEVSELNRIVTMWLDFAEDQARRRKEVFLKDWADKLDAFLKFNERDVLEGAGKVSKKQADAHAEAQYEEFAAQRRALLEAEGEASSMRALEEAAKALPKPKRR is encoded by the coding sequence ATGTCTGGTGATTTGACTCCGGTGCCAGGCGAGTTTCTGCTCTACGAGTCCGAGGACGGCCGAACCCGCGTGGAATGCCGGCTCGTGGATGACACTCTCTGGCTGTCTCAAGCCGGCATGGCTGAGTTGTTCCAGACGACGCCACAGAACATCACGCTGCATCTCAAGGCGCTTTATGCCGAGGGCGAGATCACGGTGGAGGCAACCTGTAAGGATGGCTTACAGGTTCGATCTGAGGGCGGCAGGCAAGTGCGGCGCCTGGTCAAGTGCTACAACCTCGACGCCATCCTGGCCGTGGGCTACCGCGTCCGCTCCTCACGCGGCACCCAGTTCCGCCGCTGGGCCACCGAGCGCCTGCGCGAATACCTGGTGAAGGGCTTCACGCTGGATGACGAGCGCCTGAAGAATCCTCCTGTGGCGGGCTCGGCTGTGCCGGATCGGTTCGACGAACTGTTGGAGCGCATCCGCGACATCCGCGCCAGCGAGCGCCGGATGTACCTGCGCGTGCGCGAGATCTTTGCGATGGCGGCCGACTACTCGCCGTCGCTGCCTGAGACCACCCAATTCTTCCAGGTCATCCAGAACAAGCTGCATTTCACCGTCACAGGCAAGACCGCTGCAGAGCTGATTGCGCAGCGTGCCAACAGCGCATCACCCAACATGGGGCTGACCACCTGGAAGTCGGGCAGCGTGCAGAAGGCCGACGTGACGGTGGCCAAGAACTATTTGAACGAGCACGAGGTGAGCGAGCTCAATCGCATCGTGACGATGTGGCTGGACTTTGCAGAAGACCAGGCGCGCCGTCGCAAAGAGGTGTTCTTGAAAGACTGGGCTGACAAGCTCGATGCATTCTTGAAGTTCAACGAACGCGATGTGCTGGAGGGTGCAGGCAAGGTGTCCAAGAAGCAGGCCGATGCCCACGCTGAAGCGCAATACGAAGAGTTCGCGGCCCAACGCAGGGCGCTGTTGGAGGCCGAAGGCGAAGCGTCAAGCATGCGGGCGTTGGAAGAGGCCGCGAAGGCCTTGCCCAAGCCCAAGCGGCGTTGA
- a CDS encoding GIY-YIG nuclease family protein, whose translation MNEPYGGYRHKSEGKVATATIKLFLVHGDPKRLRTAELSNWTGKAVSGPRTEFEGLLSRDESEKSGIYLLTGDDPETGRPAIYIGEAECIRDRIKHHNDKDFWNQVTFFVSKDENLTKAHIRYLEGKLLEAAKVAGRAVVTNSQSSGSKLPESDRWEMEVFLEKVNQLLPVLGIDLLVPVTGATTPDAAVSPPLFCEIKGVKATGQRTAAGFLVKKGSEAVLTERPSSEKWPWTRNLRQKLKDEGALIESSDHLAFVKDVEFASPSAAAAVIHGGHANGLTAWKDANGTTLKELEAVT comes from the coding sequence TTGAACGAGCCGTATGGTGGCTACAGGCACAAATCGGAGGGGAAAGTGGCGACAGCGACGATCAAGCTATTTTTGGTTCATGGCGATCCAAAGCGCCTACGAACGGCAGAGCTTTCTAATTGGACAGGAAAAGCAGTATCCGGGCCACGTACCGAGTTTGAAGGGCTGCTGTCCCGAGATGAATCCGAAAAATCGGGCATCTATTTGCTCACTGGCGATGACCCAGAAACGGGTCGACCTGCGATCTACATTGGTGAAGCCGAGTGCATCCGAGACAGGATCAAGCATCACAACGACAAAGACTTCTGGAATCAGGTTACCTTTTTTGTCAGCAAAGATGAAAACCTGACCAAGGCTCATATTCGCTACTTGGAAGGCAAGTTGCTTGAGGCCGCCAAAGTAGCAGGTCGAGCAGTCGTGACAAATAGCCAAAGCAGCGGCTCAAAGCTGCCCGAGTCAGATCGATGGGAAATGGAAGTTTTCCTAGAGAAGGTCAACCAACTCCTGCCGGTGCTGGGCATCGACCTGCTTGTTCCGGTGACGGGGGCGACAACGCCTGATGCCGCTGTAAGCCCGCCACTATTTTGCGAGATCAAAGGTGTCAAAGCCACCGGCCAAAGAACAGCTGCGGGGTTTTTGGTGAAAAAGGGCTCTGAGGCTGTGCTAACCGAGCGCCCCTCTTCAGAGAAGTGGCCTTGGACCCGAAATCTTCGCCAGAAACTCAAAGACGAAGGTGCGCTGATTGAGAGCTCCGATCACTTGGCCTTTGTCAAGGACGTCGAGTTCGCCAGTCCGAGTGCTGCAGCGGCAGTCATTCATGGAGGTCATGCCAACGGACTTACCGCATGGAAAGACGCCAACGGAACGACTCTCAAAGAGTTAGAGGCTGTTACCTGA
- a CDS encoding helix-turn-helix domain-containing protein, protein MQTLQELGEAVAERRKALNLRQQVVAKQAGITPESLSRFERGRGAEFGARKLLAVLAVLDMELDIVPTQPGGMLDDLRRERSQA, encoded by the coding sequence ATGCAAACCCTCCAAGAACTGGGTGAAGCCGTTGCCGAGCGCCGCAAGGCGCTGAACCTGCGTCAGCAGGTGGTGGCCAAACAGGCGGGCATCACCCCTGAATCCCTGTCTCGCTTCGAGCGCGGGCGCGGTGCCGAGTTCGGCGCCCGCAAGCTGCTGGCCGTGCTGGCTGTGCTGGACATGGAGTTGGACATCGTGCCCACGCAGCCCGGCGGGATGCTGGATGATTTGCGTCGTGAGCGGAGCCAGGCATGA